Proteins co-encoded in one Rubrobacter aplysinae genomic window:
- a CDS encoding cation:proton antiporter domain-containing protein, protein MSSLNIALLTVGMLVLVLGLLSEPLKRSLLSTPLVALVVGVLIGPAVTGALDVASWGSQEAILEQAARLTLGISLMGIALRLPRRYVLEHWRPLALLLGPVMVLMWLASGLLAFLLLGLPFWAAMLIGAVVTPTDPVIASSIVTGGVADRNLPGRVRHLLSGESGANDGLAYPLVFISILMLQRPAGEALGEWVLQVVLWEVTGAVVLGAVIGYGAGWLLEKAEASGMVERTSFLAYTIALSVAVLGGAKLLGTDGVLAVFAAGLAFSMAVEDSYRVEEESEQEAVNSFFTLPVFALLGMSLPFGGWWDLGWVAPALVVGILLLRRLPALAALSPLVSGLRDRKDVLFFGWFGPIGVAALFYATLALRETGVEEAWTVGSLLITASIVVHGVSAAPLTRLYGRKSRQTGE, encoded by the coding sequence TTGAGCTCTTTGAACATAGCCCTGCTCACGGTCGGGATGCTGGTGCTGGTGCTCGGGCTGCTCTCGGAGCCCTTGAAGCGGAGCCTGCTCTCGACGCCGCTCGTGGCGCTCGTTGTGGGGGTCTTGATCGGCCCCGCCGTGACGGGGGCTCTGGACGTGGCCTCGTGGGGTAGCCAGGAGGCTATCCTGGAGCAGGCGGCCCGGCTTACGCTCGGGATCTCGCTCATGGGCATCGCCCTCAGGCTGCCGCGCCGCTACGTGCTGGAGCACTGGCGGCCGCTCGCGTTACTCCTCGGGCCGGTGATGGTCCTGATGTGGCTCGCCAGCGGGCTTCTCGCGTTTTTGTTGCTCGGGCTACCGTTCTGGGCGGCGATGCTCATCGGGGCCGTAGTCACGCCGACCGACCCCGTGATCGCCAGCAGCATCGTTACCGGTGGCGTGGCCGACAGGAACCTGCCGGGCCGCGTCCGGCACCTGCTCTCCGGCGAGTCCGGGGCGAACGACGGTCTGGCCTACCCGCTGGTCTTTATCTCCATCCTGATGCTCCAGCGCCCGGCCGGCGAGGCGCTCGGGGAGTGGGTGCTACAGGTCGTGCTGTGGGAGGTGACCGGCGCGGTCGTTCTCGGTGCGGTTATCGGCTACGGGGCCGGCTGGCTGCTAGAGAAGGCAGAGGCCAGCGGCATGGTCGAGCGGACCTCGTTTCTGGCGTACACCATCGCGCTCTCGGTCGCGGTGCTCGGCGGGGCAAAGCTGCTCGGCACCGACGGGGTGCTCGCGGTGTTCGCCGCCGGGCTGGCCTTTAGCATGGCCGTAGAGGATAGCTACCGCGTGGAGGAGGAGTCCGAGCAGGAGGCCGTCAACTCATTCTTCACGCTGCCGGTGTTCGCGCTGCTCGGGATGTCGCTGCCTTTCGGGGGATGGTGGGATCTCGGCTGGGTCGCCCCCGCGCTGGTCGTCGGCATCCTGCTCCTCCGCCGGCTCCCGGCGCTCGCCGCGCTCTCGCCGCTGGTATCCGGTCTGCGGGACCGCAAGGACGTACTGTTCTTCGGCTGGTTCGGCCCGATAGGCGTCGCCGCCCTTTTCTACGCCACGCTCGCCCTGCGCGAGACCGGCGTCGAGGAGGCGTGGACCGTCGGCAGCCTGCTCATCACCGCCTCCATAGTCGTCCACGGCGTGAGCGCCGCGCCCCTTACCAGGCTCTACGGCAGAAAATCGCGGCAGACCGGGGAGTAG
- a CDS encoding universal stress protein, with protein MYKEVYVPVDNSDYSNQACVIGVDVARRFGGRVAGSHAYAAKMHDVRFRQMESGLPEEFRDEDEMKRQRKIHDQLITKGLEIITDSYIDVLEPLCEKHEVELVRRSLEGKNFKVIADDVNEGDYDLVVMGAMGMAAVKDTVLGSVTERVSRRLQSADCLIVKDLDRNPFDHIVVTVDGSPKSLGGLKHAIDLAKEFGGTVEAISVFDPYFHYAMFHSIAGVLSSKAQKVFRFKEQEKLHEEIIDSGLAKIYTAHLEVARKIAEDEGVDLKTTLLAGKPFEQTYKYVEEVQPTTVVMGRIGYHSDDEMDMGSNAENMMRYLPVNVMVTNFEYQAPDLYTAAEHMTWTKEALERMDRIPGFVVGMATGAVLRYALEKGYTVITGGVIDEVIENILPPGAMDSMRAVGDEMRRREAEGEDGSVDSLFQDFDERTANKNAANGTNGNGSNGNGHKSEKEEFLANGAGGYGQSEYEGDVVGVSEEVQNEISRAAQGHDRYECDNCRYVAKGMPAQCPVCGMDPTHFHAVDAEITQIQGDESLETSNVYDGRELLWTDDAKRLLDSLEAWQEKRRVMARVEKSALKKGYTTITREYVEQCYREETGRDYYETTSGPTSTDAHAYPQRDTNGSNGSAPVVEETNGNGSAPTGSACPVSHAKEKVEQETGASCPVDHSSFAKAGAQVPEGGSKEFAWTGDAIERLERAPRGFMRNISRNMTEKLARERGVQEIDLPLVEDSLSGARDTMEDVITGQISIADLAKDHGQSVEGENGEAPHPNMTVTMVCPTCTEELEGVQPPEECPVCGAPGEEFEAKEL; from the coding sequence ATGTACAAAGAGGTCTACGTCCCGGTAGATAACTCCGACTACTCCAACCAGGCGTGCGTCATAGGGGTAGACGTTGCGCGCAGGTTCGGCGGCAGGGTCGCCGGCAGCCACGCCTACGCCGCAAAGATGCACGACGTGCGTTTCCGGCAGATGGAGTCGGGTCTCCCGGAGGAGTTCCGCGACGAGGACGAGATGAAGCGGCAGCGCAAGATCCACGACCAGCTCATCACCAAGGGCCTCGAGATCATCACCGACTCCTACATAGACGTACTCGAGCCCCTGTGCGAGAAGCACGAGGTCGAGCTCGTCCGCCGTTCCCTGGAAGGCAAGAACTTCAAGGTCATCGCCGACGACGTGAACGAGGGCGACTACGACCTCGTCGTCATGGGCGCGATGGGTATGGCAGCCGTCAAGGATACGGTGCTTGGTAGCGTGACCGAGCGTGTCAGCCGCCGGCTGCAGAGCGCGGACTGCCTGATCGTCAAGGACCTCGACCGCAACCCGTTCGACCACATCGTCGTCACCGTGGACGGCTCGCCGAAGTCGCTCGGCGGCCTCAAGCACGCCATAGATCTCGCGAAGGAGTTCGGTGGCACGGTCGAGGCCATCAGCGTGTTCGACCCGTACTTCCACTACGCGATGTTCCACTCTATCGCCGGGGTGCTTTCGAGCAAGGCGCAGAAGGTTTTCCGCTTCAAGGAGCAGGAGAAGCTGCACGAGGAGATCATCGACTCGGGTCTTGCAAAGATCTACACCGCCCACCTCGAGGTCGCCCGCAAGATCGCCGAGGACGAGGGCGTGGATCTCAAGACCACTCTCCTCGCCGGCAAGCCCTTCGAGCAGACCTACAAGTACGTCGAGGAGGTGCAGCCCACGACGGTCGTGATGGGCCGCATCGGCTACCACTCCGACGACGAGATGGACATGGGCTCGAACGCCGAGAACATGATGCGCTACCTGCCGGTAAACGTCATGGTTACCAACTTCGAGTACCAGGCTCCCGACCTGTACACCGCCGCCGAGCACATGACCTGGACCAAGGAGGCCCTGGAGCGGATGGACCGCATCCCCGGCTTCGTGGTCGGCATGGCTACGGGCGCGGTGCTGCGCTACGCGCTGGAGAAGGGCTACACGGTCATCACCGGCGGCGTCATAGACGAGGTCATCGAGAATATCCTCCCGCCGGGTGCTATGGACTCCATGCGCGCCGTCGGCGACGAGATGCGCCGCCGCGAGGCCGAGGGCGAGGACGGATCGGTAGACTCCCTGTTCCAGGACTTCGACGAGCGAACCGCGAACAAGAACGCCGCGAATGGGACCAACGGCAACGGCTCAAACGGCAACGGTCACAAGTCAGAGAAGGAAGAGTTCCTCGCAAACGGCGCGGGCGGCTACGGCCAGTCCGAGTACGAGGGTGATGTGGTCGGGGTATCGGAGGAGGTACAGAACGAGATATCCCGCGCAGCCCAGGGCCACGACCGCTACGAGTGCGATAACTGCCGCTACGTGGCGAAGGGCATGCCCGCCCAGTGTCCGGTCTGCGGCATGGACCCGACCCACTTCCACGCGGTTGACGCCGAGATCACCCAGATCCAGGGCGACGAGAGCCTGGAGACCTCGAACGTCTACGACGGCCGCGAGCTGCTGTGGACCGACGACGCAAAGCGCCTGCTGGACTCGCTAGAGGCCTGGCAGGAGAAGCGCCGCGTCATGGCCCGCGTCGAGAAGAGCGCCCTCAAGAAGGGCTACACCACGATCACCCGCGAGTACGTCGAGCAGTGCTACCGCGAGGAGACCGGCCGCGACTACTACGAGACGACATCCGGCCCCACGAGCACCGACGCCCACGCCTACCCCCAGCGCGACACAAACGGTAGCAACGGCAGTGCGCCAGTGGTAGAAGAGACGAACGGCAACGGCTCCGCCCCGACCGGCTCGGCCTGCCCGGTAAGCCACGCCAAGGAGAAGGTCGAGCAGGAGACCGGCGCGAGTTGCCCGGTAGACCACTCCTCGTTCGCAAAGGCCGGAGCCCAGGTCCCCGAGGGCGGCTCCAAGGAGTTCGCCTGGACCGGCGACGCCATCGAGCGGCTGGAGCGCGCGCCGAGAGGCTTCATGCGCAACATCTCCCGCAACATGACCGAGAAGCTCGCCCGCGAGCGCGGCGTACAGGAGATAGACCTCCCGCTCGTCGAGGACTCGCTGAGCGGGGCGCGCGACACGATGGAAGACGTTATAACGGGTCAGATCTCCATCGCAGACCTCGCCAAGGACCACGGCCAGTCCGTCGAGGGCGAGAACGGCGAGGCCCCGCACCCGAACATGACCGTCACCATGGTCTGCCCAACCTGCACCGAGGAGCTAGAGGGCGTCCAGCCCCCCGAGGAGTGCCCGGTCTGCGGAGCCCCCGGCGAGGAGTTCGAGGCCAAGGAGCTATAA
- a CDS encoding FAD-dependent monooxygenase, translated as MTTTDVLIVGAGPTGLTAANVLQKSRVEFRIVDKTSGPVKESRALGVQAKTLELFDKLGLADRAVEEGQRIGAAEMLKRGRPVGKLSFFEDDRGGRSPYPFALIYEQNRIERLLIQGLEESGGGVEWGTELLSATQTPGGATAAVRRPDGSEETIEAGWVIAADGAGSPIRHSLGLSFEGGTYEETLFLADVELEWELDPHRLYLDLTSGGFYAFFPMPGKNRFRIVGGVPENLEGKEAFTSRDIQDLLDRHSGVQTRVTATHWSSVYKIHRRMTERFRVGHTFLAGDAAHIHSPAGAQGMNTGIGDAYNLAWKLALVTKGEARESLLDSYEAERMPFARAILNGSDRGFSLQVTKNPLAKGAKLFVLPLLFRLVSAVPPLSRRAFWFVSQLWTQYRESPAVSRNDSASRGPRRPRGPKAGERVPYGFFESGAESGESIFESLRGTDHHLLLFEGETPDGAHLDAAREELESLLGRYEFPVHVHQVDSGNRQLHRRYGLRGPELFLIRPDGHIAYRGRVSDIVGLKLYLDRFFLESRDIAGRSRPQTAGESLRA; from the coding sequence ATGACCACTACCGACGTACTTATCGTCGGAGCGGGGCCGACGGGGCTTACGGCGGCGAACGTGCTCCAGAAAAGCAGGGTCGAGTTCAGGATCGTGGACAAGACGAGCGGTCCCGTAAAGGAGAGCCGGGCGCTGGGGGTTCAGGCCAAGACCCTGGAGCTATTCGACAAGCTCGGCCTCGCGGATCGGGCGGTCGAGGAAGGCCAGAGGATCGGGGCAGCGGAGATGCTCAAGAGGGGTAGACCCGTCGGGAAGCTCTCTTTCTTCGAGGATGATCGGGGAGGCCGCAGCCCCTATCCATTCGCCCTCATCTACGAGCAGAATCGCATCGAGCGGCTCCTGATCCAGGGCCTAGAAGAGTCCGGAGGGGGAGTCGAGTGGGGCACGGAGCTTCTTTCCGCGACCCAGACGCCGGGCGGAGCCACGGCGGCCGTCCGTCGGCCCGACGGCTCGGAGGAGACCATTGAGGCGGGCTGGGTGATCGCCGCGGACGGGGCGGGCAGCCCGATCCGTCACTCCCTGGGCCTGAGCTTCGAGGGCGGCACCTACGAGGAAACCCTGTTTCTGGCGGACGTGGAGCTGGAATGGGAACTCGATCCGCACCGGCTGTATCTGGATCTAACATCGGGAGGCTTCTACGCCTTCTTCCCGATGCCCGGCAAGAACCGCTTCCGAATCGTCGGGGGCGTGCCGGAGAACCTGGAAGGCAAAGAGGCGTTTACGAGCCGGGACATCCAGGATCTCCTCGACAGGCATAGCGGCGTACAGACCAGGGTCACGGCGACCCACTGGAGCAGCGTGTACAAGATCCACCGCAGAATGACCGAGCGGTTCCGCGTCGGGCATACCTTCCTCGCCGGGGACGCGGCCCACATCCACTCCCCCGCGGGAGCCCAGGGCATGAACACCGGCATCGGCGACGCCTACAACCTGGCCTGGAAGCTGGCGCTCGTGACGAAGGGCGAGGCTCGTGAATCACTCCTCGACTCCTACGAGGCCGAGAGGATGCCCTTTGCCCGCGCCATACTGAACGGCTCGGACCGGGGCTTCTCCCTCCAGGTCACGAAGAACCCGCTCGCAAAAGGAGCCAAGCTCTTCGTGCTCCCCCTGCTCTTCCGGCTAGTCTCTGCGGTACCGCCTCTGAGCCGCCGAGCTTTCTGGTTCGTCTCCCAGCTCTGGACGCAATACCGCGAGAGCCCGGCCGTTTCCCGGAACGATTCGGCAAGTAGAGGACCCAGAAGACCTAGAGGACCCAAAGCCGGCGAACGCGTCCCCTACGGCTTCTTCGAGTCTGGCGCCGAGTCCGGCGAGAGCATCTTCGAGAGCCTCCGGGGCACAGATCATCATCTGCTGCTCTTTGAAGGAGAAACGCCGGATGGAGCCCACCTGGACGCCGCCCGGGAGGAGTTAGAGAGTCTGCTAGGCCGTTACGAGTTTCCGGTCCACGTCCATCAGGTGGACTCGGGGAACAGGCAACTGCACCGGAGGTACGGCCTCCGGGGGCCGGAACTATTCCTCATCCGGCCCGACGGCCACATAGCCTACCGGGGAAGGGTCTCGGACATCGTGGGCTTGAAGCTGTACCTCGACCGGTTCTTCCTCGAGAGCCGGGACATCGCCGGGCGGAGTAGGCCGCAGACGGCCGGGGAGAGCTTGAGGGCATGA
- a CDS encoding aminotransferase-like domain-containing protein encodes MSTDQKTQSQQILFTRGVPPAEALPAEDLGECFDSVVRNDTSVVLQYGQQRGYAPLRKQLAEEYGVSDDEVLVGNGSLQLQDLLSKHLVNEEDAVFTEQPSYDRSILTFRRNGARVTGIPLEEDGIDVERLERALEREVPAFLYLVPDFQNPTGATLSLEKRRRVVELAERYGFYILEDIPYRKLRYRGEDLPLLRELDSAGRVITVSSFSKLLSPGMRVGFMIGSKGLIDDLTGLAENTYLAPVLPTQAAVSEYIGRGMLAPNVESLKELYRPRWEAMTSSVKQELPGATMFTSNGGFFVGVMLPEDANTQNLVGRAKEQGLVLTPGESFFADSDDGEPPRGERFVRLPFCAVTTDQIEEGVSRLAGLV; translated from the coding sequence ATGAGTACGGATCAGAAGACCCAGAGCCAGCAGATACTGTTCACCCGCGGCGTCCCCCCCGCCGAGGCGCTCCCCGCCGAAGACCTGGGCGAGTGCTTCGACTCCGTCGTCCGCAACGACACGAGCGTCGTCCTCCAGTACGGCCAGCAGCGAGGCTACGCGCCCCTCCGCAAACAGCTAGCGGAGGAGTACGGCGTCTCCGACGACGAGGTCCTCGTCGGCAACGGCTCGTTGCAGCTCCAGGACCTCCTCTCGAAGCACCTCGTAAACGAGGAAGATGCGGTCTTTACCGAGCAGCCGAGCTACGACCGCTCCATCCTGACCTTCCGGCGCAACGGCGCGCGCGTAACCGGCATCCCGCTGGAAGAGGACGGGATAGACGTCGAACGGCTGGAGAGGGCGCTGGAGCGCGAGGTCCCGGCGTTCTTGTACCTCGTGCCGGACTTCCAGAACCCGACCGGCGCGACGCTCTCGCTCGAGAAGCGCCGCAGGGTCGTGGAGCTGGCGGAGAGGTACGGCTTCTACATCCTGGAGGACATCCCGTATCGTAAGCTCCGGTACCGGGGCGAGGACCTGCCGCTTTTGCGCGAGCTGGACTCAGCAGGCCGCGTAATCACGGTAAGCTCGTTCAGCAAGCTCCTCAGCCCCGGAATGCGGGTCGGGTTCATGATCGGCTCGAAAGGGCTAATAGACGACCTCACCGGCCTCGCCGAGAACACGTACCTCGCGCCCGTCCTCCCGACCCAGGCCGCAGTCTCCGAGTACATCGGGCGCGGCATGCTCGCGCCGAACGTCGAGAGCCTCAAGGAGCTGTACCGCCCGCGCTGGGAGGCGATGACCTCCTCCGTGAAGCAGGAGCTTCCGGGCGCGACGATGTTTACGTCCAACGGCGGGTTCTTCGTCGGCGTGATGCTGCCGGAGGACGCGAACACGCAGAACCTGGTGGGCCGCGCGAAGGAGCAGGGACTCGTCCTCACGCCCGGCGAGTCGTTCTTCGCCGACTCGGACGACGGGGAGCCGCCCCGCGGCGAGCGGTTCGTGCGGCTGCCGTTCTGCGCCGTTACGACGGACCAGATCGAGGAAGGTGTAAGCCGCCTCGCCGGGCTGGTGTAG
- a CDS encoding 2Fe-2S iron-sulfur cluster-binding protein, with the protein MAQTHKVTFKQSGITIDVAEDEYILEKAEEAGLTLPYDCRSGTCVTCSQMCLSGEIDQDMAFAIDDDDAEQGWRLICIGSPLSDVELDI; encoded by the coding sequence TTGGCGCAAACCCACAAGGTCACCTTCAAGCAGAGCGGCATCACCATAGACGTGGCCGAAGACGAGTACATCCTCGAAAAAGCCGAGGAAGCCGGCCTCACCCTCCCCTACGACTGCCGCAGCGGAACCTGCGTCACCTGCTCCCAGATGTGCCTCTCCGGCGAGATAGACCAGGACATGGCCTTCGCCATCGACGATGACGACGCCGAGCAGGGCTGGCGACTCATCTGCATCGGCAGCCCGCTATCTGATGTGGAACTAGATATTTAG
- a CDS encoding P-loop ATPase, Sll1717 family: MAPVSKEQVLQDTTFGKRVAEEEVDELGKYFVETDQWRRIYTGEVDIVYGTKGAGKSAIYALLNYREDRLFDEHGVMIVPAENPRGATAFGSLTEDPPTSERELRELWKLYLLSLIADHLRDYGIYNDDAKQITSALEDAGLLQKQVTLRARLRSALDYVRSLFKAESLEGGLRIDPVTGTPVGLSGKIIFREPSAEHRDFGLISVDDLLERAEATLKENDINLWLLLDRLDVAFAETEELERNALRALFRVYLDLIQYSRISLKIFLRSDIWQRIRGEGFREASHITKSTTIKWDKTNLLNLVIRRLLHNTTLREAYNVNFDEVLSDSQRQEEFFYRLFPRQVDVGSRNPDTLGWIISRTGDPINQTAPRELIHFLSSAREEQLQRLETGLEEPPEEALFERGALKEALKPVSRVRFEQTLCAEHPTLEPWLNLLDGQKTEQTVESLMKVWEVDRTEASSMAEKLVEIGFFEKRKAKEVPTYWVPFIYRDALEMVQGAA; the protein is encoded by the coding sequence ATGGCTCCAGTCTCTAAAGAGCAAGTTCTTCAAGACACGACCTTTGGAAAGCGGGTAGCCGAGGAAGAAGTAGATGAGCTAGGTAAATACTTTGTTGAGACTGATCAGTGGCGCAGAATATATACAGGAGAAGTAGACATAGTCTACGGTACTAAGGGAGCCGGGAAAAGCGCTATATATGCATTGCTTAATTATCGTGAAGATCGCCTGTTTGACGAGCATGGGGTAATGATCGTACCAGCCGAGAATCCTCGCGGAGCAACGGCTTTTGGTTCTCTCACAGAAGATCCTCCTACGAGCGAGAGGGAACTGCGAGAGTTGTGGAAACTCTACTTATTGTCATTAATCGCAGATCATCTTCGAGACTATGGGATATACAACGATGATGCAAAACAGATCACGAGTGCTTTAGAGGATGCTGGACTTCTGCAAAAACAAGTAACTTTGCGAGCAAGACTACGTTCTGCCTTAGATTACGTGCGAAGCTTGTTCAAAGCAGAGTCGTTGGAAGGGGGACTTCGTATTGATCCAGTTACTGGAACACCAGTAGGGCTTTCCGGGAAGATTATATTTCGTGAACCTAGTGCAGAACATAGAGATTTTGGATTGATTTCAGTTGATGACTTGCTTGAACGAGCAGAGGCGACTCTAAAAGAGAACGATATCAACTTATGGCTACTTCTTGATCGCTTAGATGTAGCTTTCGCAGAAACTGAGGAGCTAGAGCGTAACGCTCTGCGCGCGCTCTTTAGAGTCTACTTAGACCTAATACAGTACAGTCGTATATCGCTTAAAATTTTTCTACGCAGCGATATATGGCAGAGGATTAGAGGAGAAGGATTCCGCGAAGCAAGCCATATAACCAAAAGCACTACGATAAAGTGGGACAAAACTAATCTGCTAAATCTAGTAATTCGCAGACTGCTACATAACACCACGCTCCGAGAAGCATACAACGTAAATTTTGATGAAGTCTTGAGCGATTCACAAAGGCAAGAAGAATTTTTCTATCGTTTGTTTCCTAGACAAGTTGATGTAGGTTCTAGGAATCCAGACACTCTTGGATGGATAATTTCTCGTACAGGAGACCCCATAAACCAGACTGCCCCTCGCGAGTTGATACATTTCTTATCTTCTGCGAGGGAAGAGCAATTGCAGAGATTAGAGACTGGGTTAGAAGAACCTCCAGAAGAAGCGTTGTTTGAGAGAGGTGCTTTGAAAGAAGCTTTGAAGCCGGTTTCTAGAGTTAGATTTGAGCAGACTCTTTGTGCTGAGCATCCTACACTTGAACCTTGGCTAAACCTTTTAGATGGGCAGAAGACTGAACAGACTGTCGAAAGCTTAATGAAAGTTTGGGAGGTTGATAGGACAGAAGCCTCTTCAATGGCCGAAAAACTTGTCGAAATTGGGTTCTTTGAGAAACGTAAAGCTAAAGAAGTTCCTACTTATTGGGTTCCATTCATCTATCGCGATGCTCTAGAGATGGTGCAGGGAGCAGCGTAA